In the Candidatus Aminicenantes bacterium genome, one interval contains:
- a CDS encoding MBL fold metallo-hydrolase — translation MLRLLLCGIFFMASMSTPGQENFATDVFKTAAGELKITFIGHGSLLFTYQDRTIYIDPFGALTDFSRLPKADLIFITHQHQDHFDAAAIESLRKENTEIFLSASCQPYPAASHVLKNGDRITTHGIEVSVVPAYNVIHKRDNGVPFHPRGEGNGYVFAFSDWRVYVAGDTENIPEMAALKDIAVAFLPMNLPYTMTPEMTAQAARAFKPRILYPYHYGSSDPRQLVELLKSDPDGIDVRIRKMN, via the coding sequence ATGTTGCGTTTGCTCCTTTGCGGAATTTTTTTCATGGCCAGCATGAGTACGCCGGGACAGGAGAATTTCGCCACCGACGTTTTCAAGACCGCGGCCGGCGAGCTGAAAATCACCTTCATTGGCCACGGCTCTCTCCTTTTCACCTACCAGGACCGGACGATCTACATCGACCCCTTCGGGGCGCTGACCGATTTCAGCCGCTTGCCCAAGGCCGACCTCATCTTTATCACCCACCAGCACCAGGACCATTTTGACGCGGCGGCCATCGAAAGCTTGCGCAAGGAGAATACGGAGATCTTTCTCAGCGCCTCCTGCCAGCCCTACCCGGCCGCCAGCCACGTCCTGAAGAACGGCGATCGCATCACCACCCACGGCATCGAAGTTTCCGTCGTGCCGGCATACAATGTCATCCACAAAAGGGACAACGGCGTTCCCTTTCATCCCCGCGGCGAGGGAAACGGCTATGTCTTCGCTTTTTCCGACTGGCGCGTCTATGTGGCCGGCGACACCGAAAACATCCCGGAAATGGCCGCGTTGAAGGATATCGCCGTCGCCTTTCTGCCCATGAACCTGCCGTATACCATGACCCCGGAAATGACCGCCCAAGCCGCCCGAGCCTTCAAGCCGCGGATCCTCTATCCCTACCATTACGGCAGCAGCGATCCCAGGCAACTGGTCGAGCTTCTGAAAAGCGACCCTGACGGCATCGACGTGCGCATCCGCAAAATGAACTGA
- a CDS encoding lysylphosphatidylglycerol synthase transmembrane domain-containing protein — MKLSAIKKNWKMLAGIALSVLFIFLAFRQVDFSQMGRAFASADYWLLVPILAVIFLGLLLRAWRWQYLLAPIRLVPLPGLFASLVIGYMANTFLPAHLGEVIRAYHARKKTGIAASAVFATIVVERLLDIFALLLLMGLALVVFPFPGWVQKSGAIMLVLVVVLFTLLLLMKKYRRQTMAVSGRLTSFLPAAVSAKVNELLDQFLNGIVPLKAAGLYPLVGVLSIAIWDCYAITFQLLFIAFHFVNLYHLPWTAALVALVITTISVVVPSSPGYIGSYHFLCQLSLGLFAIPKGPALSYAFVLHGMNIFPVFFLGLFILSREKISLRSFAREKLEAGE, encoded by the coding sequence ATGAAATTATCCGCAATCAAGAAAAATTGGAAAATGCTTGCCGGTATCGCGCTCAGCGTCCTTTTCATTTTTCTCGCCTTTCGCCAGGTCGACTTCAGCCAGATGGGCCGGGCCTTCGCTAGTGCCGATTACTGGCTGCTCGTTCCAATCCTGGCCGTCATTTTCCTGGGCCTCTTGCTGCGCGCCTGGCGCTGGCAATACCTGCTGGCGCCGATCCGGCTGGTACCGCTGCCTGGCCTGTTCGCCTCCCTGGTCATCGGCTACATGGCCAACACCTTTCTGCCGGCCCACCTGGGCGAAGTCATCCGCGCCTATCACGCCCGCAAAAAAACCGGCATCGCCGCCAGCGCCGTCTTCGCCACCATCGTCGTTGAACGGCTGCTCGATATCTTCGCGCTGCTGCTGCTTATGGGCCTGGCCCTGGTCGTCTTCCCTTTTCCCGGCTGGGTGCAGAAGAGCGGCGCGATCATGCTCGTTCTGGTCGTGGTCCTGTTCACCCTGCTGCTGCTGATGAAAAAATACCGCCGGCAAACCATGGCCGTCAGCGGCCGCCTGACCTCTTTCTTGCCCGCAGCTGTCTCGGCCAAAGTCAACGAACTCCTGGACCAGTTTCTGAACGGCATCGTCCCTTTGAAAGCGGCCGGTCTTTATCCGCTGGTTGGCGTTTTGTCCATCGCCATATGGGATTGCTACGCGATCACGTTTCAGCTGCTGTTCATCGCTTTTCATTTTGTCAACTTGTACCATCTGCCCTGGACAGCCGCCCTGGTGGCATTGGTCATCACCACCATCAGCGTCGTCGTCCCGTCATCGCCAGGCTATATCGGCTCCTACCATTTCCTTTGCCAGCTTTCCCTCGGCCTCTTCGCCATTCCCAAGGGGCCGGCCCTCTCCTACGCCTTCGTTCTGCATGGCATGAACATTTTCCCGGTCTTTTTCCTTGGCCTTTTCATCCTCAGCCGCGAGAAGATCAGCCTGAGGTCGTTTGCCAGGGAAAAACTGGAAGCGGGGGAGTAA
- a CDS encoding type III pantothenate kinase: protein MASRAERTAVLTVDVGNSSTACAVFKDEAIVYRRHIPTPKKWPAGHLRLLLGEGWRKKITAVIVSSVVPPLNRALAADCKKILAQKPLFISHRTVTGIRLRIDKPSELGADRIADCLGALKFFPPPLIVIDSGTATTFDLVNKKKEYCGGSILPGITIAVRSLAENTAKLKNIAFAVPASPVGTNTVDSIRAGIFFGTVGTLNHLIALYRRVLGPESKVIATGGLIRYFRGRVSAIDRFEPDLLFYGLKRIHDLQP from the coding sequence ATGGCCTCCCGTGCGGAGCGTACGGCGGTCCTGACCGTTGACGTGGGCAACAGTTCGACCGCCTGCGCCGTTTTCAAGGACGAGGCCATTGTTTACCGGCGCCATATTCCCACCCCGAAAAAATGGCCGGCCGGCCATCTGCGCCTCCTGCTGGGCGAGGGCTGGCGAAAGAAAATAACGGCCGTCATCGTATCGTCGGTGGTGCCGCCGCTGAACCGGGCCCTGGCGGCGGACTGCAAAAAAATACTCGCCCAGAAGCCCCTTTTCATCAGCCACCGCACCGTGACCGGGATCAGGCTGAGGATCGACAAACCGTCGGAACTGGGCGCCGACCGCATCGCCGACTGCCTCGGGGCGCTGAAATTTTTTCCGCCGCCGCTGATCGTCATCGATTCGGGGACGGCCACCACCTTCGACCTGGTCAACAAAAAAAAGGAATATTGCGGCGGCTCCATCCTGCCCGGCATCACCATCGCCGTCAGGAGCCTGGCCGAGAACACGGCCAAGCTGAAGAACATCGCTTTTGCTGTTCCCGCCTCGCCCGTGGGCACCAACACGGTCGACAGCATTCGCGCCGGAATATTTTTCGGCACCGTCGGGACACTCAACCACCTGATCGCCCTTTACCGGCGGGTGCTGGGGCCGGAAAGCAAGGTGATCGCCACCGGCGGTCTGATCCGCTATTTCAGGGGCCGGGTGTCCGCCATTGACCGCTTCGAACCCGACCTCCTGTTTTACGGCCTAAAACGCATCCATGATCTGCAGCCATAG